Below is a window of Synechococcus sp. RSCCF101 DNA.
ATGGAATCGGCCTCACGCGGGCCCGCCAGATCCTGGTCCGCACCGGCGTGAATCCCGATATCCGAGTGAAGGACCTCGAGGACGGCGACGTGCAGAAGCTGCGCAACGCCACGGAGGCCTACACGATCGAAGGCGATCTGCGTCGCCAGGAGGGCATGGCCCTCAAGCGCCTGCAGGACATCGGCTGTCTGAGGGGCCGCCGCCACCGGATGAGCCTGCCCGTGCGCGGCCAGCGCACACGGACCAATGCCCGCACCCGCCGCGGTGCACGCAAAACCGTGGCCGGCAAGAAGAAGTAAGCCACCGGTTGCCGCACACGGCGCCCCGCCCCCAGCCCTGACCCCGCTGCGACGGAGCTGGATGCCGTGCTCTCTCTCCGTTCACCCGACCCATCGCCCCGCCCTGCGGGAGATCGCCCATGGCCAAACCCACCAAGAAATCCGGCCCCAAGAAGGTCAAGCGCAACGTCCCCAATGGTGTTGCCCACATCCAGTCCACCTTCAACAACACGATCGTTTCGATCACCGACACCGCCGGCCAGGTGATCTCCTGGTCCTCGGCCGGTGCCAGCGGGTTCAAGGGAGCCAGGAAGGGCACACCGTTCGCGGCCCAGACCGCTGCTGAAGCGGCGGCCCGCCGCGCCCTCGATCAGGGCATGCGTCAGATCGAGGTGCTGGTGCGTGGTCCCGGCTCCGGCCGTGAAACCGCCATCCGAGCGCTCCAGGTGGCCGGTCTCGAGATCACCCTGATCCGCGACGTGACCCCCCTGCCCCACAACGGCTGCCGGCGCTCGAAGCGCCGTCGGGTCTGATCCGGCCATTTCCCCTCACGAGACGCCACCGGCCGCTCCGCTGACACCCACCATTTCCACTCCAGACGATCGTGCTGCCATACCAGATCGAACGCATCGACCATCAGACCTCTGACGACCGCTCCCAGACGGATGTCTTCGAGATCGGTCCGCTGGAGCGGGGTCAGGCGACGACCCTCGGCAATGCCCTGCGTCGTGTGCTGATGGGGTCGCTGGAGGGCAGCGCCGTCACCGCGATCCGGATCGCCGGTGTGAACCACGAGTACGCCACCGTGCCCGGTGTGCGGGAGGACGTGCTCGACATCCTGCTGAACTGCAAGCAGATCTCCGTGGCGAGCCGCAGCCCCGAACTCGAGATCGGACGACTGGTGGTGACCGGACCGGCCAACGTGACCGCCTCCGACCTGCAGTTCTCCTCCCAGGTGCAGGTGATCGATGGGAACAGCCCCATCGCCACCGTGGCCGACGGCCACTCCCTCGAACTCGAGGTGCATGTCGAGCGGGGCGTGGGCTATCGCCCCGTCGATCGCCACAGCGAGGACACCAGCGCGATCGATCTGCTTCAGATCGATGCGGTGTTCATGCCCGTGCGACGCGTG
It encodes the following:
- the rpsM gene encoding 30S ribosomal protein S13, with amino-acid sequence MARIAGVDIPRDKRVEIALTYIYGIGLTRARQILVRTGVNPDIRVKDLEDGDVQKLRNATEAYTIEGDLRRQEGMALKRLQDIGCLRGRRHRMSLPVRGQRTRTNARTRRGARKTVAGKKK
- the rpsK gene encoding 30S ribosomal protein S11, whose translation is MAKPTKKSGPKKVKRNVPNGVAHIQSTFNNTIVSITDTAGQVISWSSAGASGFKGARKGTPFAAQTAAEAAARRALDQGMRQIEVLVRGPGSGRETAIRALQVAGLEITLIRDVTPLPHNGCRRSKRRRV
- a CDS encoding DNA-directed RNA polymerase subunit alpha; translated protein: MLPYQIERIDHQTSDDRSQTDVFEIGPLERGQATTLGNALRRVLMGSLEGSAVTAIRIAGVNHEYATVPGVREDVLDILLNCKQISVASRSPELEIGRLVVTGPANVTASDLQFSSQVQVIDGNSPIATVADGHSLELEVHVERGVGYRPVDRHSEDTSAIDLLQIDAVFMPVRRVNYTVDETAVGEGGSATERLRLSIQTNGALTPEEAMSQAANQLISLVEPLASRSMEEDPALEPEPSAEAQIPLEELNLSVRAYNCLKRAQVNSVSDLMGFSYEDLLEIKNFGSKSADEVIDALERIGISLPQSRTSV